In Terriglobales bacterium, the sequence ATCAGAAACACTTCCAACACCGCCAGCGCGTGCCACAAGAAATTCAGGGCCAGGCCCTTGGCAAAGGCGGCGGGCGCAACGCGATAAAACGTCAGGAGGTTGTGTTCGGCTGAATCGATGATCGGTTGCCGGGCGCTGACCCAGTTGTGCAGAATGGGTAAACGCCCAATCACTCTGGCTGCATTCCCCATCAATGGAAAACGTTTTACGACGCCCACTGCCGCCAGCAGCACCGTCACCACGAGCAGGGCCGCGATCAGCAAACCATCCACTCGCCATCTTCCACCCAGATGTGCCAGCAACAACGTGGCTATAATTCCCAGCACGGTAACGACGGCCGCGGTGAGGATATGCAGTCCTCCATCGATCGCGGCAGCCGATATGCCATTGGGCAGCGGCACCGCCGAACCCAGGAGAGAAACGCGGAGCCCCTCGCCGATCAATTTACCGGGGAGGCCCAGTTGCCCGGCGGCATCCGAAACCAACTGCACACCATAACTGCGTGCCCAGGAAAGCCCGCCGATGTCGCAGGTGAACGTCTGTCGCCAGGCGCATGTTTTGATGAACTGCGCGATACCTCCCAAGATCATGATCACGAGCAAACCCCAGCCCACTTGCTGGACTTGCTTCCAAATGACCGCCGGACCTGTGCGGAAGACCAAATAGCCCAGAAGGGCCACTCCGATAAGAGCTGCAAGGAATCGAAGCAACACCCGGATTAACCGCTGGAAATCAGGCACGGGACGCCCCTCGATTCGTCACTTACGTTCTGTAACCTCCTTCTCCGCCATTTCCGCCGCTGAGCGCTTCCCAAAGTACCAGAAGGACCGCGTGGATTTCGTGTACGCTTTCCCTCCCGGAACAATCAAGTCGATCTCCGTTGTATTTGAAACTCCGAATTCCGCCGCTTGCGCCGCGGAATCACTCCGAGACGCCGAAGTTGGATCGATCAGTCGAACCGTCGCCGTTTCGAGCACCTGGACTTGCCGCTCTAGAACATCGAATTGGTCGAGGCTCTGAGTGTCGAAGGTGACCGGGGCCGCTGAGAGCAGCTGGAACTCGCCGGCCCGAAGCGCATCAATGATGCAGTTCAACCTGCGATGAAGCTCCGACAACCGCGCTAGTTCCGCCGTGGAATGCCCTTGCGGTGGCTGATTGTGCAGCGTTGTGACGCTCTGCGCCAGGCGTCGGGCATACGTCACGAACGTCGCAGCAGGTTCTCGCATCTGGGCCGAAGTCTTCCTCTACAAGATAAGTCTATGATGGGTGATAACTTACAAATGTTTGTCGAGCCGCTGAAATTTTCGGCACACTCGGGAATGGCACACAGAGCGTAAACCGAGCTAAGTCCTTTGGAAGTGGTGAGCGCGGAAGGAATCGAACCTTCAACCTACTGATTAAGAGTAGGCTCGGGATCAGAACTCGATACCCAACGAACTCGCTTTCACATCAGCCACTTGCCACGAACTGAGTTCGCACGGAAGCACTTTGAACAGGTATCAAAAAGGCCCGTAAAAGCGCACATCGGCGCGAAGCGTATGGCACGTTTATGGCACAGGTATTTTCCAAGCTTGCGCGGATTCACCAGAACGAAGCTGACAGCGGTCTCGTCGCTTAACCTGGGATCTACTGGCGTAGGCTGGTCGCCCGACGCGTCATGCCAAAGCGCCGCTCCCGTCAGGTTGAAGCAAGAGTCCAACTATGACTGTCAGCGAGTTGGAACAGGAACTGACGTTACGTAATTGTCCCTGACCTTCGTGAACGGTTCCCTTTGCGGTAGCTCGTGTGAATCGACGACGCTATTTCCGGCGCGCCGGTAGGGAGACATCCTGTTGCAGGGTGAAGTCAATGAGGGTCTCGCTCGGAACCTTTACCTGCTCGCCCTTGGTGATGATCTCCGAACCGGCGCCGACGCCGGCGCCGACGCCGGCCCCGATGGCCGCACCTTTGCCGCCGCCGGCGATGGCCCCGATGATCGATCCCAGGGCCGCTCCGCCGATGGTTCTCTTGGCAGTGCTTGCTCCGCGCGACTTGCCTGTCAACTCGTACTCACCTGTAACCAACGGGACCGTTTGCCCGCTGACTACGATCCCGGTCAACTCGAGGTGCAACTCCGACCTCCCGGTGAATGTTCCCGACTTCCTGGATTCCGCCAATCGGCCGTACACATCCGCGCCCTTCTCGACGACAATCTGTCCATTGACCATGATCGGTTCCTGCAAAGATGCTTCAAACCGGTCGCCAACGCGGCTTGTCGCCGAATCGATCGCATCGATGGTGCGCACCGAGATTTGCGTACCGGCTGGAATGGTGACATAGGCGGAAGTATCTGCCGGTCGTGTGGTGGAGATCGAATCGGAGAAAGAATGGACGGGCGTTCGCGTTTCAAGCGATGGCTTTGCGTCGAAGCTGATGGAGACTACATCCCCCAAATTGTACTTCTGCACGGACGATTCGACTCTGAAACTGATCTCACTCTCAGTACCGCCAACGAATGTGCCGTTGATGCGGCTGCCATTTTTCAGTTCCAACGAATCAGCCCAGGCAGCCAAGGGCGCCAAGCCCATGGCCGACACCAATGCCAATCCTGCGAGAAGAAAGGACCACTTTACGCGAGAGCAATGAATCATCGATTTCATGACACTCCCTTCCGGAACGCTTCAGCCGCGTGCAACATAAAGTCAGCCGCCGATACCTAAGCACTCGGATTGCCAAACGCTGCCGCAATGCAGGACCAGGAAGCGGCTGTATTTCTATGGACTTACGGAATCGTCACTATTTCCTACGCAGTACGGCCTGCCGTCCGGCGGGCATTCCGTGTCACACTCGCCATACGCATTCAGGAATCACTGACAAGATCTGCTTACCGTAATAAACTGGCAGAGAATGGGAAGAACGACCCTAAGCATTGCATCTTGCTTGTTTCTAGCGCTCTTACCGTCACCCTGCGGTTCCAATCCCGTGGAGCCTGCTCCGGAGTATCGGTTGCGTTTCTATCACACACACACCGGCGAGCGGCTCGACATCGTGTATCGCCGGGGCGACTCCTATTCTCAGCAAGCTCTGGCCAAGCTGGATAACTTTCTTCGCGATCACCGTACTGGTGACGTCCACCATTTTGATCCTCGCCTGTTCGATCTTCTTCATGATCTGACCGCGTCCGTTCACGACCTCGACGGCGAGATCGACGTCGTTTGCGGATACCGCACGCCGCAGAGCAACGAGTACTTGCGGCACCGAAGCGCGCACACGGGTGTCGCCCGGCACAGCTTGCACATGCAGGCAGAGGCTATTGACATTCGTTTGCCGGCAGTCCCGACGGCGGTCCTGCGCGATGCTGCTCTCAAGCTGCATCGCGGCGGCGTGGGTTACTATCGTGACTCCGATTTCGTTCACGTAGACGTCGGCCGCGTGCGCCGCTGGTGATCCCCTTCACCAAGGATAGGGATATCCCTTGGCCAGAGCTTTTTCGAGCGCTGTGTCGTGCCCGTAGATGTCATCGTAGAAGTGAACAAGACCGTCTTCGAGCACGATGACGGTGCCGTAAACGATCAGGACCGGGATGGGATGCGCGAGCCTTACCTGCTGTGTCGTGCTGCCGTTCATCGCTGCCCGAATGCGTTCCATGTTCCATCCCGGATTGTCACGAAGCACCCATGCGGCCAGTTCGGCCGGCGCTCCCAGACGGATGCACCCATGACTGAAATCACGGCGGGACCTGGCAAAGAACTCAGTCGCCGGGGTGTCGTGGAAATAAACGTTGTAGCTGTTGGGAAATAC encodes:
- a CDS encoding lysylphosphatidylglycerol synthase domain-containing protein; the protein is MPDFQRLIRVLLRFLAALIGVALLGYLVFRTGPAVIWKQVQQVGWGLLVIMILGGIAQFIKTCAWRQTFTCDIGGLSWARSYGVQLVSDAAGQLGLPGKLIGEGLRVSLLGSAVPLPNGISAAAIDGGLHILTAAVVTVLGIIATLLLAHLGGRWRVDGLLIAALLVVTVLLAAVGVVKRFPLMGNAARVIGRLPILHNWVSARQPIIDSAEHNLLTFYRVAPAAFAKGLALNFLWHALAVLEVFL
- a CDS encoding DUF882 domain-containing protein — its product is MRFYHTHTGERLDIVYRRGDSYSQQALAKLDNFLRDHRTGDVHHFDPRLFDLLHDLTASVHDLDGEIDVVCGYRTPQSNEYLRHRSAHTGVARHSLHMQAEAIDIRLPAVPTAVLRDAALKLHRGGVGYYRDSDFVHVDVGRVRRW